A region of the Kribbella sp. NBC_01245 genome:
GTACTCCAGTTTGTGCTCGATAGAGAGCGTCTTAGCGGCCATAGCGGCCTGCAGCGCCTCTGTCGGTCGCCCGAACCATAGGTGGCACTCGGCAATACCGTTCAGCAGATCGGGTTGTAGCTGCTCATTGCCGATTCGCTCGGCAGCAGCCAGTGCATCCTCGTAGTACGTCAGGGCGTTCGCGAAGTCCCATTGCTCGCCATAGAGCCCGCCGAGATATCCAAGGGCCAGGGACGCCAACGGCTCGTGCCCGACCTTGCGAGCGAGTCGTACCGACTCCTTCAACAGCTCGGGCCACTCGGATCGCGCGTCGATCGCGCCAGTGGCATAACCGAGCGAACTGAGGATATGCGCTCGCAGCGCCGGATCCCCGCCGATCGACAACTCCGCGGCCTCGCGCAGATCGGCGATGCCCTTGCGCGCGCCACACCGGATCCGGCCGTAGTGCCCGCGGATGTGCAGCAGTCGCGCCCGGCCTTCGGCATCACCGAGGCGGTCCGCGGCGGCGAGGCCGATCGTGAGCACGGTGTCGATCTCGTCCAGCCGGGTCCGCCGATGCAGGTACGGCGCGACTACGTTCGCCAGCCGCCAGGCCAGGTCGTCCCGGCCGATCGCCTCGGCCTGCGCGACGGCGGCCACCAGGTTCGGCCATTCGGTGTCGCACCACTCAAGGTTTGGCCCGACAGCGGGGCCTGCAACGGCCGGACGGTCGGACAAGTCGGCGTACAACACCTGCGACACCTGTTGCAGGGAACGCTGGACCGTCTGCAGGTAGTACTCCAGGAGGCGGCAGATCGCGTCAGACCGCTCCACGTCGGACTCCTCGGCCCGTGCGACTTGTGCGGCGTACTCCCGCAGCAGGTCGTGGAACTGGAACCGGCCCGGCTCTGGCTGGAGCAGGAGATTCGCGTCGACCAAGGCCTCGAGAACCGGCTCGGCCTCGTCCGGCGGCGTGGCGGTCAGCGCGCCGGCGCCGTACGCGTCAGTGTCCTTGCCGGGCATGAGGCTCAGTCGGCGGAACATGCTCTGCCGTTCGGCCGTGAGCTGCTCGTACGACACAGCGAAGGCGGAGGCGACTCCACTGCCGTCGGCGCTCAATTCGGTCAGCCGTCGGTCCTGGGCGTCTAGCCGCTGGTTGAGGTGTGCGACGGTCCACGCGGGCCGATGCCGCAACCGCGAACCAGCGATGCGAATGGCCAGGGGTAGATGTCCACACCGCTCTACCAGTTCGAGAGCGGCTGGAGCCTCCTTGCCGCTGCGGGCCGCTCCGATGATCTGGCTCAACAAGGCGGACGCATCCGACTCATCGAGTACGTCGAGCGCGAGGCGGGCCCTGGTGTCGAGACTCGTCAGTTGGCGTCTACTCGTCACCAGCACGCCGCAGGTCGGCGTACCAGGCAGGAGCGGGTAGACCGAGGCACTGTCGAGTGCGTTGTCCAGGATGATCAGCAGGCGCTTGCCAGCGACCTCTGACCGCCAGAGCGCTAGACGTGCCTCAGAGTCCTGCGGAATCTGCTTGGCCGGTACGCCGATACTGCGCAACAGGTGGTCGACAGCGCTCTCAGTGGCGAGTGGCTCCCGCCCAGGCGAATGACCGTGCAAGTCCACGAATAGCTGGCCGTCGGGATAGGTGGTGGCCAGTTCGCGTCCAGCCCGTACGGCGAGGGCGGTCTTGCCGACACCGGCCATGCCGTCGATGGTCACCACTGGTGGTGTAGACCGATCACCCGGACGTAGAGAGGTGATGACGTCGGCCAGTTGCGTCGTACGACCTATGAAGGCTGCACCGCTGTACGGAAGCTCATCCCGGCCGAGCGGCTTAGGGCTGTCGTTGCGGAGGATCGTCTCGTGAGCTGCCCGTAGTTCCGGACCCGGCTCCACGCCCAGCTGCTCGACCAGGATCGCCCGCGTCTTGCCGTAGTTCGCAAGGGCCTCTGCCTGCCTACCGCTGCGGTAAAGCGCGAGCATGAGCTGTGCCGCGACTCGCTCGTCCAGCGGTCTGTCGGCGACTAGGCCGACCAGTTCCGACACAACCTCCGCATGGCGACCGTTGGCCAGGTCTAGGTCGATCCGGTCGCTCAGGACCTTGTCGCGCCGCTCTGCCAACCGGTGCCGCTGGGTGCTGAGGTAAGACCCTGGAAGCCCGCTAAGCGGTTCACCCCGGAACAGCGTCAGGGCGTCGCCGTACATCTCTGCAGCCCATTCTGGATCGCCCTGGTGGTCTACAGCCGCCACTGCCGCCTCGAAGCGGTCCACGTCGACACAGTCGGCTGGAACGCGCAGCACGTAGCCATCCCGCGTACGGTCCAGCAGGCCCTCTGACGGCAACAGCTTGCGAATTCGGTAGATGTACGGCGGGATGACCTTCAGACCGGTAGGAGGCGGGCTGTCGCCCCAGACGGCGTCGAGCAGCTCCTCCGGGGTGGAGACCCGATTGGCCCGCAGCGCGAGGACTGCCAGCAGCA
Encoded here:
- a CDS encoding AfsR/SARP family transcriptional regulator encodes the protein MTEALRIDLLGPLAVRFGGRALDTGPIRQQVLLAVLALRANRVSTPEELLDAVWGDSPPPTGLKVIPPYIYRIRKLLPSEGLLDRTRDGYVLRVPADCVDVDRFEAAVAAVDHQGDPEWAAEMYGDALTLFRGEPLSGLPGSYLSTQRHRLAERRDKVLSDRIDLDLANGRHAEVVSELVGLVADRPLDERVAAQLMLALYRSGRQAEALANYGKTRAILVEQLGVEPGPELRAAHETILRNDSPKPLGRDELPYSGAAFIGRTTQLADVITSLRPGDRSTPPVVTIDGMAGVGKTALAVRAGRELATTYPDGQLFVDLHGHSPGREPLATESAVDHLLRSIGVPAKQIPQDSEARLALWRSEVAGKRLLIILDNALDSASVYPLLPGTPTCGVLVTSRRQLTSLDTRARLALDVLDESDASALLSQIIGAARSGKEAPAALELVERCGHLPLAIRIAGSRLRHRPAWTVAHLNQRLDAQDRRLTELSADGSGVASAFAVSYEQLTAERQSMFRRLSLMPGKDTDAYGAGALTATPPDEAEPVLEALVDANLLLQPEPGRFQFHDLLREYAAQVARAEESDVERSDAICRLLEYYLQTVQRSLQQVSQVLYADLSDRPAVAGPAVGPNLEWCDTEWPNLVAAVAQAEAIGRDDLAWRLANVVAPYLHRRTRLDEIDTVLTIGLAAADRLGDAEGRARLLHIRGHYGRIRCGARKGIADLREAAELSIGGDPALRAHILSSLGYATGAIDARSEWPELLKESVRLARKVGHEPLASLALGYLGGLYGEQWDFANALTYYEDALAAAERIGNEQLQPDLLNGIAECHLWFGRPTEALQAAMAAKTLSIEHKLEYSLSNTMSYLGDAYRLLGEMDLAVETHQQGLVIAVKNCTHLGENFARLHLGRTLLAAGRVDDSQEQFEIALRRTVNQQPRLAAQALEGLADCAEHNDDPGEARALLRQALIQLGQGLPVHAERLQLRLDGLAERQSCRHLRYDVR